From a single Synergistaceae bacterium genomic region:
- a CDS encoding type IV pilus twitching motility protein PilT, whose translation MRIDDLLTKAGELDASDLHLSEGLQPAFRVDGKIDQHPEYPSLSAEDMENVLESLLLPPEIGRFKKSKEHDFSFTYRSPDGKELRFRGNAYYESGRMGIALRLIPMRVRTLEELKLPPVLARITEQRRGLFLVTGPTGHGKSSTLAALVQMINCTRKEHIITIEDPIEYIFKSEKCIVHQRHVGIDTDSFAEALKRALRQDPDVILIGEMRDLETVAAAITAAETGHLVMGTLHTQDAAQSIDRIIDVFPPHQQQQIRIQLASIIIGICSQQLLPLSTGGRGVATEILLANAAVRNCIKEGKTNQIKTLIQTGTSIGMQTMEQSLADLVNQGVMHLGTAMEYAYDPNDLKRLLYA comes from the coding sequence TTGCGCATCGACGACCTTTTGACGAAGGCCGGAGAACTCGACGCAAGCGATCTTCACCTCAGCGAGGGACTGCAGCCTGCCTTCCGTGTGGACGGGAAGATCGACCAGCATCCCGAGTATCCATCACTCTCCGCGGAGGACATGGAAAACGTGCTTGAATCTCTGCTCCTGCCGCCGGAGATCGGCAGGTTCAAGAAGAGCAAGGAGCACGACTTCAGCTTCACCTATCGCTCGCCGGACGGCAAGGAGTTGCGCTTTCGAGGCAACGCCTACTACGAATCGGGGAGGATGGGCATCGCCCTCCGGCTGATACCGATGCGCGTGCGCACCTTGGAAGAGCTGAAACTGCCCCCCGTCCTCGCCCGGATCACCGAGCAGAGAAGGGGCCTCTTCCTGGTGACCGGCCCCACCGGGCACGGAAAGAGCTCCACCCTCGCCGCCCTCGTCCAGATGATCAACTGCACCCGCAAGGAGCACATAATCACGATCGAGGACCCGATCGAGTACATCTTCAAGTCCGAAAAGTGCATAGTGCACCAACGTCACGTCGGCATAGACACGGACAGCTTCGCCGAGGCGCTCAAGCGCGCCCTGCGGCAGGACCCCGACGTGATACTGATAGGCGAGATGAGGGACCTCGAGACTGTCGCCGCCGCGATCACGGCCGCCGAGACAGGGCACCTTGTCATGGGCACTCTTCACACCCAGGACGCCGCCCAGTCGATCGACAGGATAATAGACGTATTCCCTCCCCACCAGCAGCAGCAGATACGCATACAGCTGGCCTCCATAATAATCGGTATATGCTCTCAACAGCTTCTGCCCCTGTCCACCGGCGGAAGGGGTGTCGCCACGGAGATACTCCTCGCCAACGCCGCGGTGCGCAACTGCATAAAGGAGGGCAAGACAAACCAGATAAAGACCCTCATCCAGACGGGGACAAGCATAGGCATGCAGACGATGGAGCAGTCCTTGGCCGACCTGGTGAACCAAGGCGTGATGCACCTCGGCACCGCCATGGAGTACGCCTACGACCCGAACGACCTTAAGAGGTTGCTCTATGCCTAA
- a CDS encoding type II/IV secretion system protein, with translation MAKMPRLGDLLVQSGSITENQLQEALKEQKRTGLKLGQLLLSNNVITEGNLLETLANQLKLHIYTLSRYRPMTEALRMVPHAVAKRLQLVPLAVEDENVLLVAMADPLDVLAQDEVRMISGMEIRIGIVSASELEMNLERFYTIQETLEGASVEFMESAEEETSVMTAATSSPDDAPVVQLVNNVIEQAVREHCSDIHIEPFERSARVRYRIDGALYNALDYQKVLHPALTSRLKIMSGMDISERRRPQDGRILIKILGRRVDLRVSSLPTVYGEKIVIRILDQEKAMVGLKRLGLEEDDKEKLDYICEAPNGVVLVTGPTGSGKSTTLYSILEQINRPEVNIITVEDPVEYSMYGISQVQVNERAGLTFESTLRSILRQDPDKIMVGEIRDGLTAQLAIRAALTGHLVLSTLHTNDAPSAPIRLSDMGIAPFLVSSSLIAIIAQRLVRALCPSCKEEYLIPDPVCATLGLPAGTKGFKPVGCNDCRGLGYRGRQGIFEILVVTESIRELIVNGASADVIRKEAIRLGMKTLREAGVQKVASGVTSVEDVMSITFA, from the coding sequence ATGGCAAAGATGCCCAGACTTGGTGATCTCCTGGTGCAATCAGGCTCGATCACCGAGAACCAGTTGCAGGAAGCTTTAAAAGAGCAGAAGCGCACAGGACTAAAACTGGGGCAGCTGCTCTTGTCAAACAACGTCATAACAGAGGGCAACCTCCTGGAGACCCTGGCGAACCAGTTGAAACTCCACATCTACACCCTGTCGCGGTACCGTCCCATGACAGAGGCCCTTAGAATGGTGCCTCACGCCGTGGCCAAAAGGCTTCAGCTAGTACCGCTGGCCGTCGAGGACGAAAACGTGCTTCTCGTCGCGATGGCCGATCCGCTGGACGTCCTGGCCCAGGACGAGGTCAGGATGATCTCCGGCATGGAGATCCGCATCGGCATAGTCTCCGCCTCGGAGCTAGAGATGAACCTCGAGCGGTTTTACACCATACAGGAAACCCTGGAAGGCGCCAGCGTCGAGTTCATGGAAAGCGCTGAAGAAGAGACGAGCGTGATGACCGCCGCTACCAGCTCCCCGGACGACGCCCCCGTGGTTCAGCTTGTCAACAACGTCATAGAGCAAGCCGTCAGGGAGCACTGCTCGGACATTCACATAGAGCCGTTCGAGAGAAGCGCCCGAGTTCGTTACAGGATCGACGGGGCCCTCTACAACGCGCTCGACTACCAGAAAGTCCTCCATCCGGCACTGACGTCGCGTCTCAAGATCATGTCCGGCATGGACATCTCGGAGAGGCGCAGGCCGCAGGACGGGCGCATCCTGATAAAGATCCTGGGGCGCAGGGTCGACCTCCGAGTCTCCTCCCTCCCGACCGTCTACGGAGAGAAGATAGTCATACGAATACTCGACCAGGAGAAGGCCATGGTCGGCCTTAAAAGGCTCGGCCTGGAGGAGGACGACAAGGAGAAGCTGGACTACATCTGCGAGGCGCCGAACGGGGTGGTGTTGGTCACCGGCCCGACGGGAAGCGGAAAGTCCACTACCCTCTACTCGATACTGGAGCAGATCAACAGGCCCGAGGTCAACATAATCACAGTTGAGGACCCGGTTGAGTACTCCATGTACGGAATAAGCCAGGTCCAGGTGAACGAGAGGGCGGGGCTGACCTTCGAGTCCACCCTTCGCTCGATTCTGAGGCAGGACCCGGACAAGATTATGGTGGGCGAGATCCGCGACGGCCTTACGGCACAACTGGCGATACGAGCCGCACTTACCGGACACCTCGTGCTCTCCACCCTGCACACGAACGACGCCCCCAGCGCCCCTATCCGGCTCTCCGACATGGGGATAGCCCCGTTCCTGGTGTCATCCTCCCTGATCGCCATCATAGCCCAGCGGCTGGTCCGCGCCCTCTGCCCCTCGTGCAAGGAGGAGTACCTTATCCCCGACCCGGTATGCGCGACGCTCGGCCTTCCCGCCGGCACAAAAGGCTTCAAGCCGGTGGGCTGCAACGACTGCCGCGGCCTCGGCTACAGGGGCAGGCAGGGGATTTTCGAGATACTCGTAGTCACCGAATCGATCCGCGAGCTGATAGTCAACGGCGCAAGCGCGGACGTAATACGCAAAGAGGCTATAAGACTGGGCATGAAAACGCTGAGGGAGGCGGGAGTGCAAAAAGTGGCATCCGGCGTTACCAGCGTTGAAGATGTGATGAGCATCACTTTTGCATGA